The DNA region ATCGGTCTCGGCGACCCATTCCTGCAAGGTATCTGCCACGCGCACACCCGATCCCACGAAGCGTGGCCCCATGCCGCCGATCTTGCCCCACTCGGCGATGTCGCTCACGGCCCACTCGCGGCCGTCCGGATCGGCCGACTGGAAGGCGGCGACTGCCGACAGGATGGCGTTGGAATCGACGTTGCCGACGGGTTCGTCGAGACCGTAGCGGGAAAGGTCCACCCCCATCCAGCCGGACATGAACACCAGCGCGCCCTCGGCGTCGCCGTAGGACAGGTACTCGGCGTGTTTGGCGCCGGCCGCCTCGTCGGTGGGCCCGGTGATGACGGTGGACAGGTTGAAGATCTTCACCGAATACGGGTCGCGCCCGGCGAGTTCGAGTTCCCGCCGGATGGTCGAAACCGTGTCACGCAGCACCGCTTTCGTGGGTGCGGCGGTGAAGATCGCCTCGGCGTTCTCGGCGGCGAAACGCACCCCCCGCGGCGAGGAGCCCGCCTGGTAGATCACCGGTGTGCGCTGGGCCGACGGCTCACACAGGTGGATGCCGGGGACGCTGAAATGTGTTCCGTGGTGGCCGATGTGGTGGACCTTGTCCGGGTCGGTGAACACATGGCGGGACGCATCGCGGATGACGGCGTCGTCCTCCCAGGAGCCCTCCCAAAGTTTGTAGAGCACCTCCAGGTACTCGTCGGCGTGGTCGTAGCGGGCGTCGTGGGCGGGCTGGTCGGTCTGGCCCATGTTGCGGGCCGCGGTGGGCAAGTAGCCGGTGACCACGTTCCAGCCGATACGCCCGTTGGTCAGGTGATCCAGCGTGGACATGCGGCGGGCGAACGGATATGGGTGCTCGAAGCCGGTGCCGGTGGTGATACCGAAGCCCAGGTGCTCGGTGACCAGAGCCATCGCGGAGACCAGCAGCATCGGGTCGTTGACCGGAACCTGGGCGGCGTGGCGGATGGCGGCCTCGTCGCCGGCGCCGTACACGTCGTAGGTGCCCAGCACGTCGGCGATGAACAACCCGTCGAAGCGTCCCCGCTCGAGCAACTGCGCC from Mycobacterium sp. SMC-4 includes:
- a CDS encoding LLM class flavin-dependent oxidoreductase — protein: MTRVIRFNAFDMNCVAHQSPGLWQHPDDQSWRYKDLRYWTELAQLLERGRFDGLFIADVLGTYDVYGAGDEAAIRHAAQVPVNDPMLLVSAMALVTEHLGFGITTGTGFEHPYPFARRMSTLDHLTNGRIGWNVVTGYLPTAARNMGQTDQPAHDARYDHADEYLEVLYKLWEGSWEDDAVIRDASRHVFTDPDKVHHIGHHGTHFSVPGIHLCEPSAQRTPVIYQAGSSPRGVRFAAENAEAIFTAAPTKAVLRDTVSTIRRELELAGRDPYSVKIFNLSTVITGPTDEAAGAKHAEYLSYGDAEGALVFMSGWMGVDLSRYGLDEPVGNVDSNAILSAVAAFQSADPDGREWAVSDIAEWGKIGGMGPRFVGSGVRVADTLQEWVAETDVDGFNLAYAVTPGSFADFIDHVVPVLLERGAYQSDYTPGTLRHKLLGRGDRLADEHRGATYRVGARGSTIIDRPATVPSSPAGGR